The genomic segment GAATAGGAACAATTACAGATCTTCCACCATAATAGGAAATATTTAAATTATGCAAACCATAAAAATGAGCAATACACGCTTCATTTATTATTGGTGCAACAAAAAGACAGTAAGCATTTTTATTTATTTCTTTTTTAAATTTTGCCAAATGTCTTGGAACAGGCTCGCCTTCCATTTCATATTGCTTCTGCCCACTTGCCATTGTTACTTCAACGGTTAGACCGAAACTATCATAATCACAAACAATATCTGCCATGTTACCTTGTGCAGTAGACATTGGATTACCAAAATCATCAAATTTAAGATTTGCTTTAATGTTCCCCCCATCAAGCATAGTCATTCCACGCCAAACATTCCATTCCAAAATTAAAGAAGGGTCGTAAATGTCATTTTCTTCTATTTTTTTGAATGTATCTTGGATATCATCATATTTTTTATAATCTTTAATCTCTGCAACTTGTGTTTGAATTATTTTTTCTTTTTTTGCGATTATCAAATCATCAAGTTTTTCTTTTAAATCAAGAACAGAAGCTGTTTCTGAGATTTCTTCTGATGGATTTTCAATTTTAATTTTCTGAATCAATGCAGATTTATCATCAGTAAGCAGTTTTGGAAGTTCAGAATTTCCAAGATAATTTAAATATTTTTCTTTATCGCCTACAAAGATTGGTTCACGAGAAATATTTTGTAAAATAAATTCTACATCAGTTCTTTTTTCTGGAAGGATTGAAAGTGAACGGCCAATGTGAGAAATCGAAACAAGTCCTGTTGCACGAAGATATCGAATACAAGCATCTGCATAATCATGCATATTACTTGCTTTTGTTTGCAAGAATTTTTTTACCGTCGCAATATTATTTTCCCGTATTGAAGTTTCACCTTTTAAAATCTCTGCTTTATAGATTTCTTGTAATTCATCTACTTGATAGTAATACTTAAACTCTCGATATTTCTTTGCAGTCTTTTCGCGATCAATTCTAAACTTCTCTATTTTCTTTACTATTTTATCAAAATTTCGATAATCAGTAAGTTGCAAACCAAATATCATAAGTTCATCAAATTTTAGAGTTCCAAGAGTGTAAATCAACCGCAGAATTTCAAGATAAGGTTTTACATAAAAAGTTGCTGCTTTTTCACTTGGAATATGATAGGGAGAAGGTATTTGAAACTTAAGTAATTGGCGTAAAAAGACATCCTCTTTTCGTTTGGCGGAAATTAATGCTTTTCCAGCGTTTGTAAGTATAATTTTAGGTTCAAGTAATACAAAACCTAATGCTTTTGGAGCACGATTTATCCTATCTCTTGCACTAAAAGCTGGATCATTATTCCCAGAACCATTGAAAAAATTTTCATTTCGCAAGAGTTCCATAAATGCAATTTGCGTTTCCGTATTCCATTTTTTACCTTCAAGCTTTCTACGCAAAAGGTCGATTTCAGGAATCATTTTTTCTGGAGTTCGGGGAGATGTTGTAATGAATAAAACTTTGCTGTCTATGGATTTTGCCATGATTATTCCTTATAATTTGCAACTAAAATATGATTTGCAGCAACTTTGAACCTGTTACGAATATTTACAGCATATTTTTTTGCATATTCATCGACTATCATATTTCCATAAAGTTCTTCTGTAAGTGAAGTTTTTCCAATTACCATTAAAGCTTTACAACCAAGATTTTTAAAATCTTGTGCTAATTTTCGATGAGAATCATCATTAAATCCATCTTTGTATTCTTTATTTCCATAATCAGAAAATACGCAATCATAAGGAGGATCTAAGAAAACAAAATCATTAGATTTTGTCATATCAAAAATTTCTTTATAATCTTTATTATAAATTTGTGTATGAGCAAGAAGATTTGAATGTTCTTTTGAAACCAACGAAGTATTTAAATGCTGATACCTTCCGAATGGAACGTTAAATTCACCTTTAGCATTATATCTTATCATTCCAGAGTAAGCTGTTTTATTTATAAAAAAATAAATTAAAGCATCAGAATATTTTTTTTCAGATAAACCATTATACATATTACGAATTTGATAATATAAATATTCATTTTTATCTTCCACATGTTTTTTCGGATGAAGTTTTTTTAGTTCATCAAAGTCATGACGATTTTCTTCATAAATCTTTTCTATTGCATCTAATTCTTTGCGAAGATTTGCAAAATCGGTTTTTACACCATCATAAAACATTATGAGTTTAGAATTTATATCATTGATAATTGCATTTTGAGGCTCTAAATAGAAATACAGAGCGCCTCCACCAAAGAAAGGTTCTATGTATCGCCCATTAAACTGCGGAATTTGCTTTTTTATGTTTGGAATCTCCTTAGATTTTCCACCACGATATTTTATCAAAGGTTTCATATTAAAACTATATCATAAAACTAAATTTATTATAACTGCTTAACCAAGTGCTTCAGTTCGGGCAGTCCAACCTAACATTCGCTTAACCTGCATTTGCGGCTTGTCCGCAATGTCAACGTTGAAGCGAGTGTTAGGTTTTCTTATAGTTTCAAAAGAACTTTTTCCTGGTTTTTAGAAACAGCAAGTTTTGGATAAGTAATAATTTCAAGTCCCATTCCGAGACTGTCGAGATAGTCTATTAAAGTTGAGATTTTTATATCTTTCCTTTTTTCAATTTTAGAAACAGATGACTGGGTAAAATTAGTCATTTCTGACTGTTTTACATTCTGTTCTTCACGAAGCTGTGCAAGACGAATTGTCATAATATCCTGCTCGGCTTTTATGTGAGTGCGACGAACAGCCTCTGGAGACATATTACTTTCCATCATTTTGATTGTGTCTTTCATTTTCCAACTCCTTCTCATGTCTTTCAACTATTACTTCGGATTCGGCTATTAAATCTTTATAAAACTTATCACGGTCTTTACCTTTCTTGTCTCCGCCAGTAAGCAAAAATGCATTTCTAGCAGAATCAAAGTAATAGGCAACTCTCAAAAGATGTTTCTGAGTCTGGTTTCTCAGTTCTTTAAGGTTACTAAGTTTCTTAGAACTATGAAGGACATCTGCATACGGACGTGAAAGATTTGGCCCGTATTGTTGTAGTAAAAGAACTCTTTGCAATACGGCTTCCTTACATTTTTCGTCCAATGTTAGAAACCAAGCATCATATTCATCTGATGAATCTACATTCCACATAATTTATTATATGAACTAAAGTGAATATTTGTCAAGAAGAAAAAGGCGGAATTGCCCCGCCGTATAAAAAGATTATTTAATTATTATGGACAGGTAAACTCAGCAACATTGCTCCAAGAACTGTCAGAAACATTATATGCAGAACTTGTTACTTTTAACCAGAAGTAATATTTTTTCCCCGATGTAGGCTTAAAATAATATGAGCCAGTATAATTAACCGCTCTTGTATTTTCCCCTGCTTCTACAGTAGCAGTTGAATTATATGTGTCATAAGTGGCTTTAGAGGAATCATTTGTAGTCGAGTAGCCTAAAATTGCGTTCGTTGCACCCTCAAATTTTCCGGTGTAATTAAATGTAACATTATCAGCACAACTAATTGTATTATCTGTAATTGAATTAATAACCAAATTTGTCGGGGCTTCAAGTTTAGTTAGAGTTTTACCCTCATTTGTTGCTGCCTGGTTACAGCTGACAAAAGCAAGGGTCAATAATACAGTAGTTAGTAATACTGTAAATTTAGAAAAGCGTTTTATAAAATCCTCCTATGATTTTATAAATTTATTTTTAGATCGAAATAAATATCATAGGTTGGTTCCGCACCTGCCTGCCACTAGGCAGTCCAACCTAACTATGTAGCTAAACCGCAAACGGGCTTGTCCCGTTTGTCGGCTTTGAGCTACTTGTTATGTGATTTTTTACTCATTTGCAACCAATTTTACCACAGCTTCCACAAGCTTCTGATAATTTTCTTCGGAAAGTCTTGACACCTTCTTTTCAAGGCAAAATTTATTTACCGCACCAATAAGATGAATTACTGCGACCGAATCTTTCGAAAGCCCAGTTTCTTCTTTTTTAATAAGAATATTAGGCTCAAAATCTACTCGGTCTAGATTCGAAGTAAAAGGAATTACCACAACTGTATTCAGATCTTTTATTCCAAGCAAATCATTTTGCATTACGACGGCAGGACGTATTTTTGACGGCAAGCTGCCTACCGGTTACCCAAAATCAATTGTCCATATCTCACCATGTGTCATTTTTTAATTCCTCCCACATAGTGTTCATTGAACTTCGGGCAATATCATTTTCCATTTCGGTATAATTTTCTTCATTCCGTTTTGTTTTCAAAGACTCGAGCATTTTCCCCATTAAAATAATTGTCTGTTCATAGGAAAGAGAAAGCACTTGTTCCGTAAAATCTGCGTAAGCGGTATCTGACATATCGCACCTCCAACTTTCATTATACCATATTTCAAACAATTTTTCACAAAATTATGCTTTTTTTATCGGATGCCTGATGACTGTTTTCCATTTTTCAGGAGAACTTTTTCTGGGGTCTGAAAGATAAATCTCATGATGCAACCGTTTTTCCGTCATATCGTTTTCATATCCATTTGATCGAATGAAATCATCCATAATTTTTACGCTTGTCGGTTCATCGTCATAAGAACCGTTATGCATTATCTGAACGCACAAGCCTTCTTCAATCGATAGAAATTCCGCAGAGGAGCAATCGATTTTTTTCTTTTCAGCAGCAGTCTTTACAGCCCAATCAAAATCTTTTTTTGTAACAAAATCTGGAATACGAATTACCGAAATCCAATTGAAGCTTGATTTGTCTGAATAGTCTACGCCGTCAATCCCGGCCTGCCACCAAAAACCTTCCAACGGAGGAACAACATATTCAAAAAATTCGTTAATTTTATAATCAGTCTTGTAACTCATTTTTAGAGTATACGCTACCGCATATAATACTCCAACTGCCCGCTGATAAGCGCCGCCTGCTTCATTTGGATTTCCTTTTCCCCTAACTGCAATATAATTCATTTTTGGAACTGTTACAATTTCTGGTTTATTTTTGGGAAGATAAAATTCCCGATATTCTTTCTTGAAATCAAATGCCATTCTTTTCTCCATAATAGCTGCCCACTGGGCAGTCCACATAACATTGTTTTAAACCGCAAACCGGCTTACCCGGTTTGTCGGCTTTGAAAA from the Treponema medium genome contains:
- a CDS encoding type II toxin-antitoxin system RelE/ParE family toxin, with translation MWNVDSSDEYDAWFLTLDEKCKEAVLQRVLLLQQYGPNLSRPYADVLHSSKKLSNLKELRNQTQKHLLRVAYYFDSARNAFLLTGGDKKGKDRDKFYKDLIAESEVIVERHEKELENERHNQNDGK
- a CDS encoding type II toxin-antitoxin system PemK/MazF family toxin — protein: MQNDLLGIKDLNTVVVIPFTSNLDRVDFEPNILIKKEETGLSKDSVAVIHLIGAVNKFCLEKKVSRLSEENYQKLVEAVVKLVANE
- a CDS encoding AlwI family type II restriction endonuclease; protein product: MAKSIDSKVLFITTSPRTPEKMIPEIDLLRRKLEGKKWNTETQIAFMELLRNENFFNGSGNNDPAFSARDRINRAPKALGFVLLEPKIILTNAGKALISAKRKEDVFLRQLLKFQIPSPYHIPSEKAATFYVKPYLEILRLIYTLGTLKFDELMIFGLQLTDYRNFDKIVKKIEKFRIDREKTAKKYREFKYYYQVDELQEIYKAEILKGETSIRENNIATVKKFLQTKASNMHDYADACIRYLRATGLVSISHIGRSLSILPEKRTDVEFILQNISREPIFVGDKEKYLNYLGNSELPKLLTDDKSALIQKIKIENPSEEISETASVLDLKEKLDDLIIAKKEKIIQTQVAEIKDYKKYDDIQDTFKKIEENDIYDPSLILEWNVWRGMTMLDGGNIKANLKFDDFGNPMSTAQGNMADIVCDYDSFGLTVEVTMASGQKQYEMEGEPVPRHLAKFKKEINKNAYCLFVAPIINEACIAHFYGLHNLNISYYGGRSVIVPIPLTVFKKMLEDSFKASYTPNSEQVKSFFEYSKTVAIESHSEKEWYNKVVEKALNWLK
- a CDS encoding DNA adenine methylase, producing the protein MKPLIKYRGGKSKEIPNIKKQIPQFNGRYIEPFFGGGALYFYLEPQNAIINDINSKLIMFYDGVKTDFANLRKELDAIEKIYEENRHDFDELKKLHPKKHVEDKNEYLYYQIRNMYNGLSEKKYSDALIYFFINKTAYSGMIRYNAKGEFNVPFGRYQHLNTSLVSKEHSNLLAHTQIYNKDYKEIFDMTKSNDFVFLDPPYDCVFSDYGNKEYKDGFNDDSHRKLAQDFKNLGCKALMVIGKTSLTEELYGNMIVDEYAKKYAVNIRNRFKVAANHILVANYKE
- a CDS encoding helix-turn-helix domain-containing protein, whose translation is MKDTIKMMESNMSPEAVRRTHIKAEQDIMTIRLAQLREEQNVKQSEMTNFTQSSVSKIEKRKDIKISTLIDYLDSLGMGLEIITYPKLAVSKNQEKVLLKL
- a CDS encoding GyrI-like domain-containing protein, which codes for MAFDFKKEYREFYLPKNKPEIVTVPKMNYIAVRGKGNPNEAGGAYQRAVGVLYAVAYTLKMSYKTDYKINEFFEYVVPPLEGFWWQAGIDGVDYSDKSSFNWISVIRIPDFVTKKDFDWAVKTAAEKKKIDCSSAEFLSIEEGLCVQIMHNGSYDDEPTSVKIMDDFIRSNGYENDMTEKRLHHEIYLSDPRKSSPEKWKTVIRHPIKKA